The Clostridium cylindrosporum DSM 605 genomic interval GTGCTAAGATCTTTATTATCCTTATAAACACTTGAGACACTCTCAATATGTTCTAAAAATAGATCAAGATTATTTTTATCTACCCCTGCTCCAAATAAAGCATGGGCATATCTTTTTGCAGCAATTTCTTGCATAACTATACCCCTACCTTATTTATAAAATCGTTAATAAGATCGTGGTGTTTTTTCTCGTCTAATTGTCCACCCACTGATTTTGCAGCTGCAAGCATTGATAAAGCGATGATTTGCTTTCTTATTTCGTCCTTTGCCTTATCCATTTCTCTTTCAGCGTCAATTCTAGCTCTTTCTCTAATAAGAGCAGCTTCTTTTTTAGCTTCTTCTAGCATTTCATCTGAAAGCTTACTTGCTTTAACTTTATATTCTTCAACTATTTTCTTTCCTTCTATATCAGCATTCTTCATTTGACTTTCAAACTTAAGCTTAAGTTCTTTAGCTTTAGCTCTGTCATCAGAGGCTTCCTTTAGCTTAGACTCAATGCCATTTGTTCTAGCATCCATAAATGAAGAAACCTTTTCAAAAAGAATCTTCTTTAATATAACAAACATTATAAGAACGTTAATTACAGTTACTATAATGGTTGCTGGATTTAAAGTTAAACTAACCATTCTACTTATGCCTCCTTCTAATTTTAATAAGGCTTGCATAAATTTGAATTTTCAAACTTAAGCAAGCCAAAAACTACTACTATTTTACTTATAAACAAATAGTAGTATTATTGAAACTAGAAGAGCATATATAGCTGTAGCTTCTGAAAGTGCAGCTCCAAGTATAAATGTACTCATGATATCTCCCTTAGCTTCTGGTTGTCTTCCTACAGCTTCACAGGCTTTACCTGTAGCTATACCAACACCGATTCCTCCACCAATTGCTCCGATTACCGCTAGTCCTGCACCTAGTGCTATAAGTCCTTGTACTAAATTCATTATTTTC includes:
- a CDS encoding F0F1 ATP synthase subunit B; the encoded protein is MVSLTLNPATIIVTVINVLIMFVILKKILFEKVSSFMDARTNGIESKLKEASDDRAKAKELKLKFESQMKNADIEGKKIVEEYKVKASKLSDEMLEEAKKEAALIRERARIDAEREMDKAKDEIRKQIIALSMLAAAKSVGGQLDEKKHHDLINDFINKVGV
- the atpE gene encoding ATP synthase F0 subunit C codes for the protein MNLVQGLIALGAGLAVIGAIGGGIGVGIATGKACEAVGRQPEAKGDIMSTFILGAALSEATAIYALLVSIILLFVYK